A stretch of Gemmatimonadaceae bacterium DNA encodes these proteins:
- a CDS encoding APC family permease — protein sequence MSPSDAGLKRTLTLRDLVLLNIVAVYTPSTLSQTLQLGLFGVLFWALASLTFMLPYAAALADLTRQYPREGGVYAWTRLAFGDAHGFICGWCYWVNSFLYLPSIFLGMAAVAALLGGAKTAWINEHQAVVVTVACGALWLSAGLHIVGLGQGKWLQNVGAFGRLAIAAGLLTAAAWTLYDTGGQASHAVPGNTLNVWYSLALWPFVLNALLGLDLGSVMSDEANAPARDIPRSLAIGGVAVGLIYLLTFSAALVTGMPETNVIYGHVLAINSVIARAGANGALTVLAAFIVMCELLGLIGSGAAWLAAPARVPFAIGIDHYLPTAFAKVHPRFGTPYVALLVEAGAATVLIIVSAYGANLQDAYLALLSGSIVLVLVPFGYLFASWRSLSAREDRTFAHSRSRVRALSGIGLAAAILAIVACFIPPPVVTEVTGFELKIAGSVAFMLGTGWAAYAAGKRRAMRSFA from the coding sequence ATGAGCCCATCGGACGCGGGACTCAAGCGTACGCTCACGCTGCGCGATCTCGTGCTGCTCAACATCGTCGCTGTCTACACGCCCAGCACGCTGTCGCAAACGCTGCAACTGGGCCTGTTCGGCGTGCTCTTCTGGGCGCTGGCGTCGTTGACCTTCATGCTGCCCTACGCCGCGGCGCTGGCCGACCTGACGCGACAATATCCGCGCGAAGGGGGCGTGTACGCGTGGACGCGCCTGGCCTTTGGCGATGCGCATGGATTCATCTGCGGCTGGTGCTATTGGGTGAATTCATTTCTGTACCTCCCCAGTATCTTCCTGGGGATGGCGGCGGTTGCGGCGCTGCTGGGCGGCGCGAAAACCGCGTGGATCAATGAGCATCAGGCCGTCGTGGTGACCGTCGCCTGCGGAGCACTCTGGCTGTCGGCTGGCCTGCACATCGTCGGACTGGGCCAGGGGAAGTGGCTGCAGAACGTGGGCGCGTTCGGGCGGCTCGCCATTGCGGCCGGATTGTTGACAGCCGCCGCATGGACTCTGTACGACACCGGTGGTCAGGCGTCGCACGCGGTGCCAGGCAACACGCTCAACGTGTGGTATTCGCTGGCCCTCTGGCCATTCGTTTTGAACGCGTTGCTCGGTCTCGACCTCGGCTCGGTCATGAGCGATGAGGCCAACGCACCCGCGCGCGACATCCCGCGTTCGCTGGCCATTGGGGGTGTCGCCGTGGGCTTGATCTACCTGCTGACATTCAGTGCGGCGCTCGTGACCGGCATGCCCGAGACCAACGTGATCTACGGGCACGTGCTGGCCATCAACTCGGTCATCGCCCGCGCCGGTGCGAACGGGGCGTTGACGGTCTTGGCCGCATTCATTGTCATGTGCGAATTGCTTGGCCTGATCGGGAGCGGTGCCGCGTGGCTGGCCGCGCCGGCCCGCGTTCCATTCGCCATCGGCATCGATCACTACCTGCCGACGGCCTTTGCGAAGGTGCATCCACGATTTGGCACCCCATACGTGGCACTCCTGGTCGAGGCCGGCGCAGCAACCGTGCTGATCATCGTGAGCGCGTACGGGGCCAATCTGCAGGATGCCTATCTCGCGCTGTTGAGCGGGTCGATTGTGCTGGTGCTGGTCCCATTCGGATACCTGTTTGCCAGTTGGCGGTCTTTGAGTGCTCGCGAAGACCGCACGTTCGCGCACTCGCGCAGTCGCGTACGCGCCCTCAGCGGCATCGGCCTCGCGGCCGCAATACTGGCCATCGTCGCCTGTTTCATTCCGCCCCCGGTGGTGACGGAAGTGACCGGGTTTGAGCTCAAGATCGCTGGCTCGGTGGCATTCATGCTGGGCACGGGGTGGGCGGCGTACGCTGCCGGGAAACGTCGGGCAATGCGATCGTTTGCGTAA
- a CDS encoding dienelactone hydrolase family protein: MSRRLAIVSSIATTTLVFAAYTLRHGATPASAADLDDHSAHMRAEDRMAPMTMSISGAGSQQDDLSLPASAATTAARLAASPRHGEWVTFASTPGSKDSIMAWVVYPATKNKAPVVVVVHEIFGLSSWVRAVADQVAAEGFIAIAPDFLSRVRGGPSSVELKSDTATRLIRGVDAAERNRVIAAAANYAMMLPAAKQKYAVIGYCWGGQTTFYHGINGGLKGFSGGVAFYGLPYTSGGTPATATTAAVPASLDVDSLRKIKQPIMLLNGSKDARIAAAMPALDSIMKKLKKKYTGVNYDGAVHGFLRAQADGRAPRAATATQPAETEADVAKESAANLAATKDGWPKTIAFLKKNLGVK; this comes from the coding sequence ATGTCGCGCCGTCTCGCCATCGTTTCATCGATTGCCACCACCACGCTCGTGTTCGCGGCCTACACCTTGCGACACGGGGCCACGCCCGCGTCTGCGGCCGACCTCGACGACCATTCGGCGCACATGCGCGCAGAAGATCGTATGGCACCCATGACCATGTCGATCAGCGGCGCTGGTTCGCAGCAGGACGATCTCAGCTTGCCCGCCAGCGCGGCCACCACGGCGGCGCGACTGGCGGCGTCACCGCGTCATGGCGAATGGGTCACGTTCGCCTCCACGCCCGGATCGAAGGACTCCATCATGGCCTGGGTCGTGTATCCGGCCACGAAGAACAAGGCGCCGGTGGTGGTGGTGGTACACGAAATTTTCGGGCTTTCGAGTTGGGTGCGCGCGGTGGCCGACCAGGTTGCCGCTGAAGGCTTCATTGCCATCGCACCAGACTTCCTGTCGCGCGTGCGGGGCGGCCCGAGTTCGGTCGAGCTCAAAAGCGACACGGCCACGCGGCTCATTCGCGGCGTCGATGCGGCAGAGCGGAATCGCGTGATTGCCGCCGCCGCGAACTACGCGATGATGCTGCCCGCCGCGAAACAGAAGTATGCCGTGATTGGCTACTGCTGGGGCGGACAAACCACGTTCTATCACGGTATCAACGGTGGCCTCAAGGGCTTCTCCGGCGGCGTGGCGTTTTACGGGCTGCCGTACACGTCCGGCGGGACTCCGGCTACCGCGACCACGGCGGCGGTACCAGCATCGCTGGACGTCGATTCATTGCGGAAAATCAAGCAGCCAATCATGCTGCTGAACGGATCCAAGGATGCGCGTATCGCGGCCGCGATGCCGGCGCTGGATTCGATCATGAAGAAGCTGAAGAAGAAATACACGGGCGTGAATTACGACGGCGCCGTGCACGGGTTCCTGCGGGCGCAAGCCGATGGCCGCGCCCCGCGTGCCGCAACGGCAACCCAGCCGGCCGAGACCGAGGCGGATGTGGCGAAGGAATCGGCGGCGAATCTTGCGGCCACCAAGGACGGGTGGCCGAAGACGATTGCGTTCCTGAAGAAGAATCTCGGGGTGAAGTAG
- a CDS encoding nucleotide-binding protein, with protein MRRPFALVCVAVFTVACSKSNEAEKIPLGAAPATQAAAMSDVVSGTLLEQIPASPYVYLRLKTANGDVWAAVNQTQLTIGAHVTVNNAILMEKFESKTLNRTFDQIYFGSLDAPGSAPSGMAGNAAAPTSVGTPQAVDAQVGKVEKASGANARTIGELWAQQAGLSDKTVSIRGVVVKYNPGVMGKNWIHLQDGSGDAAKGTHDITVTSMDAAAPGATVTITGTVRLNRDFGAGYTYALIVEDAKVVVK; from the coding sequence ATGCGTCGTCCCTTCGCGCTGGTTTGCGTCGCCGTGTTCACCGTCGCCTGCTCCAAGAGCAACGAGGCGGAGAAGATCCCGCTTGGAGCCGCCCCCGCGACACAGGCGGCGGCGATGAGCGACGTGGTGTCCGGCACGCTGCTCGAACAGATCCCGGCTTCGCCCTATGTGTATCTGCGACTCAAGACGGCGAACGGCGACGTATGGGCGGCCGTGAACCAGACCCAGCTCACGATCGGCGCGCACGTCACCGTGAACAACGCGATCCTGATGGAGAAGTTCGAGTCCAAGACGTTGAACCGCACCTTTGACCAGATCTATTTCGGGTCTCTCGATGCCCCAGGGAGTGCGCCGTCAGGCATGGCTGGCAACGCCGCCGCTCCCACCTCGGTCGGGACTCCCCAGGCCGTAGACGCCCAGGTGGGCAAGGTGGAGAAGGCCAGTGGCGCCAACGCGCGCACGATCGGCGAGTTGTGGGCGCAGCAGGCCGGATTGTCAGACAAAACCGTCTCCATCCGCGGCGTGGTCGTGAAATACAACCCCGGTGTGATGGGGAAGAACTGGATTCACTTGCAGGACGGCAGCGGCGACGCGGCCAAGGGCACGCACGACATCACCGTGACATCCATGGATGCCGCCGCGCCCGGCGCCACGGTGACCATCACGGGCACCGTGCGCCTGAACCGGGATTTCGGTGCAGGCTACACGTACGCGTTGATCGTGGAGGATGCGAAGGTCGTCGTGAAGTAG
- a CDS encoding DUF305 domain-containing protein produces the protein MSLRNTCMLAPLLLCGLSACASSPSRAPVLAAGAGVVGAGSAATTVALATADSAARAFAPADVDFMQGMIPHHAQAVIMGEWAATHGARADVQRLCLRIVAAQSDEIHMMRRWLRERKQDVPDSTATRHVMKMGDMTHEMTMPGMLSDEEMAQLDNARGSEFDRLFLNGMIRHHRGAIAMVETLLQNGNAGHDDAVFRFANDVVSDQSAEIIVMLRMLETVPSL, from the coding sequence ATGAGTCTACGAAACACGTGCATGCTGGCACCGTTGCTGCTGTGCGGGCTCAGCGCCTGCGCCTCCTCGCCGTCGCGCGCCCCCGTGCTGGCGGCCGGAGCAGGCGTGGTTGGCGCGGGGTCGGCCGCGACCACGGTGGCCCTGGCGACCGCTGACAGCGCTGCACGGGCCTTCGCCCCCGCCGACGTCGATTTCATGCAGGGCATGATTCCGCATCATGCGCAGGCGGTGATCATGGGCGAGTGGGCCGCAACGCACGGCGCGCGCGCTGACGTGCAGCGACTCTGCCTGCGCATTGTCGCCGCGCAAAGCGATGAGATCCACATGATGCGGCGCTGGCTGCGCGAGCGAAAGCAGGACGTCCCCGATTCCACGGCAACGCGTCATGTGATGAAGATGGGCGACATGACGCACGAAATGACGATGCCGGGCATGCTGAGCGACGAGGAGATGGCGCAGCTCGACAATGCGCGCGGCTCAGAGTTCGACCGGCTCTTTCTCAACGGGATGATTCGCCATCACCGCGGGGCGATTGCGATGGTGGAGACGTTGCTGCAGAATGGCAACGCCGGGCACGACGATGCGGTGTTTCGCTTTGCCAACGATGTGGTGTCCGATCAGTCAGCTGAAATTATCGTGATGCTGAGAATGCTCGAAACCGTGCCCTCTCTTTAA
- a CDS encoding aquaporin family protein, producing the protein MPATALGEFLGTMVLILFGNGVVAGVVLKNSKAENSGWIVIATGWALGVLLGVFTATAFGAPGELNPAVTLANLVTGTRTLPDAMAHIAAQFAGAIVGATLVWLHYLPHWSRTTDQGSKLACYCTAPAVRSPGANLISEIIGTAALVFVATAITSVAAQGAQPASNLVPLLIGALVWGIGLSMGGTTGYAINPARDLGPRIAHALLPIAGKGGSDWSYAWIPVVGPIAGGVMAALAFGALHG; encoded by the coding sequence ATGCCCGCAACCGCACTCGGCGAATTTCTCGGTACCATGGTGCTCATCCTGTTCGGCAACGGTGTCGTAGCCGGTGTCGTGCTCAAGAACTCAAAGGCCGAAAATAGCGGCTGGATCGTGATCGCCACCGGCTGGGCGCTTGGCGTGCTACTGGGCGTCTTCACGGCCACCGCGTTCGGTGCGCCCGGCGAACTCAACCCCGCCGTCACGCTGGCCAATCTCGTCACGGGCACGCGCACGCTCCCGGACGCCATGGCGCATATCGCGGCGCAGTTCGCCGGTGCCATTGTGGGGGCGACACTGGTCTGGCTGCATTACCTGCCGCACTGGAGTCGTACGACCGATCAGGGCAGCAAACTGGCCTGCTACTGCACCGCGCCAGCGGTGCGTTCGCCCGGGGCCAATCTCATCAGCGAGATCATCGGCACGGCGGCGCTGGTCTTCGTCGCGACGGCCATCACCAGTGTCGCGGCACAGGGTGCGCAACCGGCCAGCAATCTCGTGCCACTGCTCATTGGCGCGCTGGTGTGGGGCATCGGTCTTTCCATGGGCGGCACCACGGGCTACGCCATCAATCCGGCGCGCGATCTGGGGCCGCGAATTGCGCATGCGCTACTGCCGATCGCGGGGAAGGGCGGCAGCGACTGGTCGTATGCGTGGATTCCGGTGGTGGGGCCGATTGCGGGTGGGGTGATGGCGGCGCTGGCGTTTGGAGCGCTGCACGGGTAG
- a CDS encoding peptidase dimerization domain-containing protein has protein sequence MRTPFLAAILLLACTATLGAQETATERDAAKDVLRKMAALEQSLDVPGLVAKLTASNAARDQVVARAKELMDKELLALADDLTKHPEIGFQETDAVRKLGAYLTTHGFEVTTGTAGFKTAFVARYKQGAGLPNLGIIVEYDALRGTGRSFHGDQHSTQGPVGIAAAVAMSEYLTKNKLPGTVTVFGTPAEEMMPPPVKTVMHEAKVFDGMDILVRSHSSTSTQRAAAGFGTCCLNINGVRYVFTGVPAHQMMAWEGRNALTAVIHLFNNIDAIRSNLRPETRIQGIIPEGGAAPNVVPDRAVADFYVRYPDVAYLEQVQEMVDNAARGAALATGTQVKIERYGQMRDGIAVASLGEVGFAYLKKYGGTNVMAEPGKPQGYEETGSVSSDIPGNGFSAHTSNSPFHSYGMESDALAEVGHTGFVVDAQAMTAVLFDFATRPEYRAVVKKEFAGLKALYGEYQEALRKAYVVPKAATP, from the coding sequence ATGCGCACACCGTTCCTGGCCGCGATCCTCCTGCTGGCCTGCACCGCCACACTCGGCGCGCAGGAAACCGCCACCGAACGCGACGCCGCGAAGGACGTGCTGCGCAAGATGGCAGCGCTCGAGCAATCGCTGGATGTACCTGGCCTCGTTGCCAAGCTCACGGCCTCCAATGCGGCGCGTGATCAGGTGGTGGCGCGGGCCAAGGAGTTGATGGACAAGGAGCTGCTGGCGCTGGCAGACGATCTCACGAAACACCCCGAGATCGGCTTTCAGGAAACCGACGCGGTGCGCAAGCTCGGCGCGTATCTCACCACACATGGATTCGAAGTGACCACCGGCACCGCCGGCTTCAAGACCGCGTTTGTCGCACGCTACAAGCAGGGTGCAGGGCTGCCGAACCTCGGCATCATCGTGGAGTACGATGCGCTGCGCGGCACCGGTCGCAGCTTTCATGGCGACCAGCATTCCACGCAGGGGCCGGTGGGCATCGCGGCCGCGGTGGCCATGAGCGAGTACCTCACAAAGAACAAGTTGCCCGGTACCGTGACCGTGTTCGGCACGCCGGCCGAAGAAATGATGCCGCCGCCTGTGAAGACCGTGATGCATGAGGCCAAGGTGTTCGATGGCATGGATATTCTGGTGCGCAGTCATTCCAGCACCTCCACCCAGCGTGCGGCCGCCGGATTTGGCACCTGCTGTCTCAATATCAACGGCGTGCGTTACGTATTTACCGGCGTGCCGGCCCATCAGATGATGGCGTGGGAAGGACGCAACGCACTCACCGCCGTCATTCATCTGTTCAACAACATCGACGCCATTCGCAGCAACCTGCGTCCGGAAACGCGCATTCAGGGCATCATCCCGGAAGGGGGCGCGGCACCCAATGTCGTCCCCGACCGTGCGGTGGCCGATTTCTATGTGCGCTATCCCGATGTGGCGTATCTCGAGCAGGTGCAGGAGATGGTGGACAATGCCGCGCGCGGGGCCGCGCTGGCCACCGGTACGCAAGTGAAGATCGAGCGCTACGGTCAAATGCGCGACGGTATTGCCGTGGCATCGCTGGGCGAGGTGGGCTTCGCGTATCTCAAGAAATACGGTGGCACCAATGTGATGGCCGAACCCGGCAAGCCGCAGGGGTACGAGGAAACCGGGAGCGTGTCCAGCGACATTCCCGGCAACGGGTTCAGCGCGCACACGTCCAACTCACCGTTCCATAGCTACGGAATGGAGAGCGACGCGTTGGCCGAGGTGGGACACACCGGCTTTGTGGTGGATGCGCAGGCGATGACGGCCGTGCTGTTCGACTTCGCCACGCGTCCGGAGTATCGCGCGGTGGTGAAGAAGGAGTTTGCCGGACTCAAGGCCCTGTACGGCGAGTACCAGGAGGCGCTGCGGAAGGCGTATGTGGTGCCGAAGGCGGCCACCCCGTAG